One window of the Candidatus Saccharibacteria bacterium genome contains the following:
- a CDS encoding aminopeptidase P family protein: MTSYFSPDFFAGNRENLRALLTGGEIVVLTAAGSLQRSGDTTYPFSQDRNFWYVTGIDTPDVVLVLTADDEYIVLPEQDDMRDVFDGAIDPNELSRRSGVAKCYSQREGWDRLKSNMQGCTAVATALPGALRHAHGGFYLNPARKQLAERLKRTARNVDFQDIRTRIARLRAAKQPAELAAITAAVKLTTDTLSELRSAKQLGLFRYEYELEAAISHGMRQRGAAGHAYSPIIASGPHATTLHYTANNGKIDRNHLIVVDVGAEVENYAADITRTLCVSEPTKRQAEVLAAVRTVQQEALATLKAGILLKDYEQTVTRAMGEALVGLGLSNDKDDHVTLRRYYPHATSHFLGLDVHDVGDYMSVLEPNMVVTCEPGIYIPEEGIGVRLEDDVIITNTGVNNLSTNCSYDAYVL; encoded by the coding sequence ATGACGAGCTATTTTTCACCTGATTTTTTTGCAGGCAATCGAGAAAATTTGCGGGCTTTGCTGACGGGTGGCGAAATTGTCGTACTTACCGCAGCCGGAAGTCTTCAGCGCAGCGGTGATACAACGTATCCGTTTTCACAAGACAGAAACTTTTGGTATGTAACGGGAATTGATACGCCAGATGTAGTGCTAGTTCTAACGGCTGACGACGAATACATAGTATTACCAGAACAAGACGACATGCGAGATGTGTTTGACGGCGCTATTGACCCTAACGAACTGAGTCGGCGTTCTGGGGTTGCCAAGTGTTATTCCCAGCGCGAGGGGTGGGACCGGCTAAAATCTAACATGCAGGGCTGTACGGCTGTCGCTACGGCCCTTCCTGGTGCACTTCGGCATGCACACGGTGGATTTTACCTGAACCCTGCGAGAAAACAGCTGGCTGAACGCCTCAAACGCACGGCCCGTAATGTTGATTTTCAAGATATACGAACCCGAATCGCTAGACTCCGCGCCGCAAAACAGCCAGCTGAACTAGCGGCGATTACCGCGGCGGTTAAACTTACAACAGATACCCTAAGTGAACTTCGTTCCGCCAAGCAACTTGGACTTTTCCGGTATGAATATGAACTTGAGGCCGCGATATCACATGGTATGCGCCAAAGGGGGGCAGCCGGACATGCGTATAGCCCAATAATTGCGAGCGGACCTCATGCAACGACATTGCACTACACAGCAAACAACGGCAAAATAGACCGAAATCACCTGATTGTTGTTGATGTTGGTGCCGAAGTTGAAAACTATGCCGCAGATATTACACGTACGCTGTGTGTTTCAGAACCGACAAAACGACAAGCCGAGGTTCTTGCCGCAGTACGGACTGTCCAGCAAGAAGCGCTAGCCACCCTTAAAGCGGGCATTTTACTCAAAGACTATGAGCAAACAGTCACCCGCGCTATGGGTGAGGCACTTGTTGGGCTTGGACTTAGCAACGACAAAGATGACCATGTCACGCTGCGACGCTATTATCCTCATGCAACCTCGCACTTTCTAGGTCTTGATGTACATGACGTTGGAGACTATATGTCTGTGCTTGAGCCAAACATGGTCGTGACCTGTGAGCCTGGCATTTACATCCCCGAAGAAGGTATCGGCGTTCGGTTAGAGGACGATGTTATTATCACGAATACCGGCGTAAACAATCTCAGCACCAATTGCTCGTACGACGCCTACGTTCTATAA
- a CDS encoding phage holin family protein, with protein MTAYRKQGFIYSFLLRWFVCSLGLWIAAGLLQGSVDYQSRFGVVVSAGAVLALINSFIKPLLVVLSLPAILLSLGLFMLVINGAMVYLASKLYGPLHIDSFSVAILTGLIIGVVNYLVSAILDRSS; from the coding sequence ATGACGGCGTATCGAAAACAGGGTTTTATCTATTCATTTTTGCTGCGATGGTTTGTGTGCAGTCTTGGGCTCTGGATTGCAGCCGGCCTGCTGCAGGGGTCAGTAGACTACCAAAGTCGTTTTGGGGTAGTTGTGTCTGCTGGAGCGGTTCTGGCACTTATAAACTCATTTATAAAACCGCTGCTTGTTGTACTAAGCCTTCCGGCCATTCTGCTTTCATTAGGACTCTTTATGCTAGTAATAAACGGCGCTATGGTTTATCTTGCCAGCAAATTATACGGTCCGCTTCATATAGATAGCTTTAGCGTTGCAATTCTAACAGGACTAATAATTGGCGTTGTAAATTACCTTGTTTCGGCTATTTTGGACCGGAGCTCATAA
- a CDS encoding M48 family metallopeptidase, translated as MSVKIIDVPGIGPVRFVKSARSRSIRLSVTTTGVRVSLPRWTPYGVAVTFAARHTGWIESERAKQTRHILKEGDKIGKLHLLHFEVVHERSETRTRVTPTKLVVSLKPSENSSDATVQNRAETAALRALKKEASVLLPPRLKSLAEKHGLPYKSVGVKNLKRRWGSCDTYGNITLNLFLMQLSWQQIDYVLCHELSHTKHMNHGANFWAELERMLPDARMIAKRVRHIQPALAPTKSATAFEDDMAY; from the coding sequence ATGTCAGTTAAAATTATCGACGTACCGGGAATAGGACCGGTTCGTTTCGTAAAGAGTGCCCGTAGCCGCAGTATCCGGCTAAGCGTGACGACTACGGGTGTGCGCGTTTCGCTGCCACGCTGGACACCGTACGGTGTTGCAGTTACGTTTGCGGCGCGCCATACCGGGTGGATAGAAAGTGAGCGAGCGAAACAAACACGACATATCCTCAAAGAGGGAGATAAGATTGGGAAGCTGCATCTGCTTCATTTTGAAGTAGTACATGAACGAAGTGAAACCCGTACCCGAGTAACACCTACGAAACTCGTAGTTTCTCTAAAACCAAGTGAAAACAGCTCCGACGCCACTGTCCAGAACAGAGCCGAAACAGCCGCACTGCGTGCACTTAAAAAAGAAGCATCGGTACTGCTGCCGCCCCGCCTGAAGTCACTAGCAGAAAAGCACGGGTTGCCGTACAAAAGCGTCGGGGTAAAAAATCTAAAACGTCGCTGGGGGAGCTGTGACACCTATGGGAACATTACGCTAAACCTGTTTCTCATGCAACTGAGCTGGCAGCAGATTGATTACGTGCTTTGCCATGAGCTTTCCCATACGAAACACATGAACCACGGGGCTAACTTCTGGGCAGAGCTAGAGCGAATGTTACCTGACGCCCGAATGATTGCCAAACGCGTACGTCATATTCAGCCAGCCTTAGCTCCCACGAAATCCGCTACTGCTTTTGAGGACGATATGGCATACTAA
- a CDS encoding FAD-binding oxidoreductase, whose amino-acid sequence MSKVAHYLQEHLLGEVMTSADARRYFATDCSIFSIAPSVVVYPRNENDVRKTARFTWQLAERGRIIPITPRGWGTDLSGGAVGSGIMLVFPAHMNRIISLDQKSGVVVVEPGLNYGRLQQTLQTHERFLPPYPASIEYSTIGGAVGNNAAGEKSVKYGVTKDYVKSLRVVLANGEVIETGRITKRELSKKLGLTTFEGEVYRSLDKLIEENRGTIDKTVRETTKNTAGYNIFDVKRRDGSFDLTPLLVGAQGTLGVITEITCETEAHNPETVVFAAYFDSIQAACDATAALKALPNIPSAIEFVDGRLLNIVNQLNPNQLKSILPEQLPKAVLIVELDDANDRRRKRNVKRIHQIFEKNARDYREASRPSEQSELWKIRHASANLLAYSEGQSKAIPIIEDGIVPLDKLAEFVESVYALFDTLKLDVALWGHAGDGNLHVQPFLDINQLGDKQKAFKLMDEYYALVIRLGGSTSGQHNDGRVRANYLQKMYGEDVYALFQKIKQVFDPFGLLNPGVKLASTNEDMRSSLRSNYSLDYLYKHMPRS is encoded by the coding sequence ATGAGTAAAGTAGCACACTATTTGCAGGAACACTTGCTCGGGGAAGTAATGACGAGTGCTGATGCGCGGCGATATTTTGCGACCGACTGCAGCATATTTAGCATTGCACCCAGCGTCGTGGTCTATCCGCGGAACGAAAACGACGTCCGCAAAACAGCGCGCTTCACCTGGCAGCTTGCCGAACGTGGCCGGATTATTCCTATTACGCCACGTGGCTGGGGCACCGACCTCAGTGGCGGAGCAGTTGGTAGTGGTATTATGTTGGTTTTTCCCGCACACATGAACCGCATAATCTCACTTGATCAAAAATCTGGCGTTGTAGTCGTAGAACCGGGTCTTAACTACGGTCGGCTCCAACAGACGCTTCAAACGCATGAACGCTTTTTGCCGCCCTACCCGGCAAGCATAGAATACAGCACCATCGGCGGTGCCGTTGGCAATAACGCTGCGGGAGAAAAGTCGGTAAAGTACGGGGTTACAAAAGATTATGTAAAGTCACTGCGTGTCGTTCTTGCAAATGGCGAGGTCATAGAAACTGGTAGAATTACAAAACGCGAGCTCAGTAAAAAACTTGGTTTAACGACGTTTGAAGGTGAAGTTTACCGTTCGCTCGACAAGCTTATAGAAGAAAATCGCGGCACTATAGACAAAACCGTGCGAGAAACTACCAAAAACACCGCTGGTTATAACATATTCGACGTAAAGCGAAGAGACGGCAGCTTTGACCTCACGCCACTATTGGTCGGCGCGCAGGGGACACTTGGTGTCATTACAGAAATTACCTGCGAGACCGAAGCGCACAACCCTGAAACAGTTGTCTTTGCCGCTTATTTCGATAGTATTCAGGCTGCCTGTGATGCCACAGCTGCTCTCAAGGCGTTACCGAACATACCGAGCGCAATTGAGTTTGTGGACGGCAGGCTGCTCAACATCGTCAATCAGCTAAACCCAAATCAGCTCAAGAGCATACTGCCCGAGCAATTACCGAAGGCAGTGCTGATTGTAGAGCTAGACGATGCTAACGACCGGCGCCGAAAACGTAACGTCAAACGAATCCACCAAATTTTTGAAAAAAATGCCCGTGATTACCGCGAAGCATCACGACCGTCCGAACAGTCCGAACTCTGGAAAATACGTCATGCCTCCGCAAACCTCTTGGCTTATAGCGAGGGCCAATCAAAAGCTATTCCTATTATAGAGGACGGTATCGTACCCCTAGATAAGCTAGCTGAGTTTGTCGAGTCTGTATACGCACTATTCGACACGCTAAAACTTGATGTGGCGCTATGGGGCCACGCAGGCGACGGAAACCTCCACGTGCAACCCTTCCTAGATATAAACCAGCTGGGAGATAAGCAAAAAGCCTTTAAGCTTATGGATGAATATTATGCCCTTGTTATTCGGCTTGGTGGTTCTACATCAGGACAGCACAACGACGGTAGAGTACGCGCGAATTACCTTCAAAAAATGTACGGCGAAGACGTCTATGCGCTATTTCAAAAAATCAAACAGGTATTTGACCCCTTTGGGCTGTTAAACCCCGGCGTGAAGCTTGCGTCCACAAACGAAGACATGCGAAGCTCGCTTCGTTCAAACTACTCACTAGACTACCTCTACAAACACATGCCTAGGAGCTGA
- a CDS encoding ATP-binding protein: MGKLQPTKPLLIMLYGMPGSGKTFFSRQLCEQISAAHVQGDRIRDELFEKPTYSKEENHIVASLMAYMTGEFLQAGISVVFDTNAMRMTQRRALRNLAIKSGAHPILLWLQIDPDSAFKRSSRRDRRKHDDHYAQDMEPGTFRELLGGMQNPEITENYLVLSGKHVFNTQKNAVIRYLVEKRLITLDASTQQLGKPGLVNIVPNPAAGRVDLSRRNISIQ; this comes from the coding sequence ATGGGGAAACTCCAACCGACAAAACCGCTTTTAATTATGCTCTACGGTATGCCCGGTTCGGGTAAGACCTTTTTTTCTCGACAACTCTGCGAACAAATTTCTGCAGCACATGTCCAAGGCGACCGTATTCGCGATGAACTGTTTGAGAAACCAACCTACAGCAAAGAAGAAAACCACATAGTCGCCAGTCTTATGGCATACATGACCGGTGAGTTCCTGCAGGCTGGCATAAGTGTGGTGTTCGACACAAACGCTATGCGCATGACCCAGCGCAGGGCCCTCCGCAACCTCGCAATCAAATCTGGAGCGCATCCGATTTTGCTCTGGCTTCAGATTGACCCAGACTCCGCCTTCAAGCGTTCCAGCCGCCGTGACCGCCGCAAACACGACGACCACTATGCGCAAGATATGGAGCCGGGCACCTTTAGGGAGTTGCTTGGCGGCATGCAAAACCCTGAAATAACAGAAAACTACCTTGTTTTAAGCGGCAAGCACGTCTTTAATACGCAAAAAAATGCCGTTATTCGCTACCTAGTGGAAAAAAGGCTTATTACCCTCGACGCATCTACCCAGCAGCTTGGCAAACCAGGCTTAGTGAACATTGTGCCCAACCCTGCCGCTGGTCGTGTTGACCTATCTCGGCGAAATATCAGTATTCAGTAG
- a CDS encoding PAS domain S-box protein: MSGKQNTKALTEAAVEHERLQSLIGSMADGVIAVDDDIKVVLYNGAALNILDTNGSIKNRTLKRLLQLYDKNGQLVDVEKLVRAAERATSNRDLLLHYDDGSRINVYLSIAPVHLGYGESGDRGYVLLLRDITHEKSLEEERDEFISVVSHELRTPIAIAEGNVSNTQFIIKKSGGDPAILEALQQAHEQIVFLANMVNDLSTLSRAERGKLTLEISSFNAHQLVASLVDTYQHDAQAKGLSLRADISPHLETLSSSELYVREILQNFITNAIKYTEKGSVIVGAKPKGEGIVFTISDTGIGISKADQERVFDKFFRSEDFRTRATNGTGLGLYVTMKLARLIHADISLQSELNRGSTFSIFVPNVH; encoded by the coding sequence ATGAGTGGGAAACAAAACACAAAAGCGCTGACGGAAGCGGCGGTAGAACACGAACGGCTCCAAAGTCTTATTGGCAGTATGGCGGACGGTGTTATTGCCGTAGACGATGACATAAAAGTTGTTCTTTACAACGGTGCAGCTCTAAACATACTTGACACAAACGGCAGCATAAAAAACCGCACACTGAAGCGGCTACTGCAGCTATACGACAAAAATGGCCAGCTCGTAGACGTCGAAAAACTGGTACGAGCCGCCGAACGCGCAACAAGCAACCGCGACCTTTTGCTTCACTACGACGATGGTAGCCGAATAAACGTATACCTCTCAATAGCACCAGTTCACTTGGGCTACGGCGAATCGGGCGACCGCGGCTATGTACTACTACTCCGTGACATCACGCATGAAAAATCACTCGAAGAAGAACGCGATGAGTTCATTTCAGTCGTAAGCCACGAACTACGAACGCCTATAGCAATCGCCGAGGGTAATGTCAGCAACACCCAGTTCATAATAAAAAAATCCGGCGGCGACCCTGCAATTCTGGAGGCGCTTCAGCAGGCCCATGAGCAAATTGTCTTTTTGGCAAACATGGTAAACGACCTCTCCACCTTGAGTCGTGCTGAGCGCGGTAAGCTAACATTGGAAATTTCAAGCTTTAATGCACACCAGCTAGTTGCGAGTCTTGTTGATACGTACCAGCATGATGCGCAGGCAAAAGGATTATCGCTTCGCGCAGACATTAGTCCGCACCTTGAAACGCTTTCATCGAGCGAACTATACGTCAGGGAAATCCTACAAAACTTCATTACAAATGCCATAAAATATACTGAAAAGGGCAGTGTTATTGTAGGCGCGAAGCCAAAGGGCGAGGGTATTGTGTTTACCATATCTGACACCGGCATAGGAATAAGCAAGGCCGACCAAGAACGCGTGTTTGACAAATTCTTCCGTAGCGAAGACTTTCGAACCCGCGCTACCAATGGTACAGGTCTTGGCCTGTACGTTACTATGAAGCTGGCTCGGCTCATTCACGCCGACATATCACTTCAGAGCGAACTAAACCGTGGCTCTACGTTCAGCATCTTTGTCCCAAACGTACACTAG
- the secG gene encoding preprotein translocase subunit SecG — MSIYNYVAIVSMLFMTLLILVQTRGASLGAGIGSSGEVNTERRGTDKTIYQLTIVSALVFILAILLGIIIG, encoded by the coding sequence ATGAGTATATATAACTATGTTGCAATTGTTTCCATGCTATTTATGACGCTATTAATTTTAGTGCAAACCAGAGGCGCTTCTCTTGGTGCGGGCATAGGGAGCAGCGGTGAAGTGAACACCGAACGACGGGGAACCGACAAAACCATTTACCAGCTTACGATTGTTTCGGCACTGGTGTTTATTCTTGCAATTTTGCTTGGTATTATTATTGGCTAA